The sequence below is a genomic window from Bombus huntii isolate Logan2020A unplaced genomic scaffold, iyBomHunt1.1 ctg00000061.1, whole genome shotgun sequence.
attatgataataagggtagttcaatgaaattccacagaattaacacaaataaattaatgtttatttcaacaacttattaactagaaagatataaatggaacaaaaaaaatgtaactgcgttttggttgataagtaatgcgcgacataccacatgtgttgacggttcgacttctggaaaagttctgaacgcctttcgatttttttcgttttttctggaaggtgacccccactacgttcggatcacgccacattcttttactgcgaggtaaaatacgggccacgagtcgacgtttctggaagtcgccctgcttaatgaaccatgcgcttgccactacaatgtttgtttgccgggcagacgcgacgatccgtctgcgacattatagtgccgcgatcgatagttaagaatatgacctatggtaagccgcatggcgtaacattctccccccgttgagagggtaccgatcaaactagggaggtgtggttgaagttcccatcttatttcgtctcggtggctagttgttcgggtttctcgagatcgggttgaattggcagtgggacaagccttttgacgccccgatccaaaatgctctttgccgtctgaactgtagctgtccggatgacaccatcggcgcctggatgaaccttgataactcggcccagaggccaatgcatggagggaacgttgtcctctctgaggatgacgattgtgcccttttggatgctgtgtccacccttgctccatttattgcggttggttagctcgttcaaatactccttatgccagcggttccaaaaatgttgtttaagctgttggatatgctgccatttggagagtcggttcgatggaatgtctctgaaatctcgatcacgtaagcacattaatgaatcgccaatgaggaaatgtccgggagtgagggctaggagatcatttggatcggtggagataggagttagcgggcgggaattgaggactgcttctatttctatgataagagtattacggtgttaagctcatatgtttctgtttctccactcacgctgcgccataatatcctttgatatttccgatcctctggtcgtacgaggaattgccgatacattttctcgatgtcgccagtgagtacgtactgatgagcgcggaatctaattaatatacaaaataaattgtgaattgattcgagaatataggatttccccattttcatgattatcgtgatttttgtataaatatattttttaagatactaataattaggtacttataaattagtattatcaattattttgcatttataattccgcctctagtataagtgttaattgaaaactaactttatgtttgaaaaagtactagcaaagtcgttgagtaacaagccactgatgctaacacaaatagcattgtcgtaattaaatatttctaaatattcatttttcattttgaacctgtagaaacaatttattatatatactattagctaagtaattgcatatttaattaagtcgaaatataaaacttagttattttaataatttaaaaaataaaaaactgacaaacatttcaatttaatttatggttggaacaaaagacagttatttttcattaattgaaatattgcaatgcagagtactttcgaaaatacgccgagagtattcctgatggtgaaacgagcgttgcttcatcgaacgcagctaaagaaaacaacatctatgtagttggtggtacgatgcctgaaatagagggcgataaattgtacaatacctgtactatttggggtcccgatggaactttgatagcaaaacaccgaaaggtaagtaatatattcctttatggctttggatttgaaaatattggggtgaagaaagtgactctatctaggaataatttaggaatatacatatgtacatacgtatactataaccaattctataatttacggtttataaaatacgttatgatacgggaaacgcccatttttgttgtaatgtgtaatataaatttttcacatacttaaaatattattatacttattttttctcctttttaaacattattaaatgataagattttttaataaaagaaagtgataaaaacgctgtcagttattaaataaaaaataattaaagtttaggagttggtaactttgatattaaattacaaaagttgcagcaatagaattagcgactacatttttatgttattaggtacatctattcgacatcgacattcctaataagattacttttcgagagagtgattcactcagtcctggtaactccctaacgacgttcgacgtgaagggctgcaaaataggtattggcatttgctatgatattagattcgaggaaatggcacgcatttatcgtaacaaaggtacagtaacttaatcgatcaatacttaactagcaaaaaattaaatatctttcttaaatatattctatataaaattaatataatctgtaactctgtataaaaagaagcttaatttaaaaaaccagtatatttgctgaaaatgaaacaaataaaagaattaaaagcacaataagaggactgtcctcgcatattcagaaatgatggaatgtgaaccgtgcaactacgaagttaattggtattcggtggcttcatatttcctgcttctctgggttaggttgccaaatgctgatatatccagcggcattcaatatgaccactggaccactgcactggtcattacttaagcgttccagagcgaatgataatcaattatacgttgcctgcatatcatcggctcgtgttccttcagcaagttacgtcgcatgggggcatacacagttgaccaatccctggggaaagattctttacgatttggaaactcaagagaatatggcagtcaccgatatcaaaaaaaaaaaaaaaaaaaaaaaaaaatgaggcatactatataagattgtcatcgatttaaaatcaaagtatgaaaaggataccctggagagagtaaaacacagaatcattccaactaaacattcagatcgtaccgacacctaggtatcgtcttacaattaaatctcggtctcgaatggattaaaatgaaatacatacttgcagcttcaacatcttcaatatcgaggagattcaaactttacaaataaatgtaaattgcgatgtaaaacaaagcgatgtaaaaagggaaaaaggaggaaagaaggaacagggaagtaaagagaagaaacgaatttttcattttctcgaaactggatcaagtttcaggaaGACCATCCAAGTAATTGATGTCCtctgtaattatttgttaatcatgCGCGGAATCAGAACGATTCGACCTCGTTCCAAAGCAAATCGTTACTAGAGTAGAGACgggaattaataattcgtgtCAATTGTTCGATCGTGTTCACAAATTCAAATGCGGTTGAGTGGCGGAAACCATTTATAACACGTCCCATACAGCGTAGATCGCATACACGTCTTAGGATGTATTTTTGGTACTTAtatatactctatatatatattcttaccctatatatacttatatgtactctatatatattctctatcttagatataccataaaatatttcgtgaaatcgcgtattcgtgtctaatgtcagggattctctttccacaagtctgcgttttctatattatctttcttccttatcaGTAGGCATTCTCACAATTTGTGATTAATACTGCTCGTACAGGAATATTAGGTTTTtgacgttgtaaaatttcacgtgaaataataatgcctatatattgactaatttatcaattaattaaatccgtgtatatcaagttttctataatttagtactttcgtgtaactacagaaatttgatgcaatataaaacttgattaaaacagcgattcattaggaaacgagaataatgatgcaaatattttttgtagccattatataggatttcgatcgcataattaatcagtatcaacttaccagtctttaacggaagaATAGAAGGAAGGGTAGGCGGTACACAGACCGCAATTATCATCATCTTCATGTAGAGTGTCAAAATGCCGAACATCTTCGTTAGTCGTCAGAAGTCGCGATGAGAAGCGTAAAAGAAgtgcactagccagaagtatctgcgacagaaatcagaatacactcgttttcgcatggttggatcaatttcgcgtgggactaacctgattgaacctaacgcgggataattgtgttagggaagtgatacatttacactgtacatgagagtgtgtgtgtaagggccagagggcgtcaaggtcttagtggagacaaaagactgttgccagatgttagaagaatctaggatagtcggttggcgaccagcgtgcgtgcaagacgttcttcagagtgtaatatagatgtataactgttgcgtgggaaatatagtcaataatttgtattcccaaatcctcgaatttccttaacatggtagcagagcgtggttactagttttgcaagatatttggtgcgtggttacgatcttgcgagtgagttttcagtaaggaaaaaaaaactttcagaggaaaaaatatacttcgagcacgtaggaacgcttgagtaagaaaagaaaaaaagaagaatcaattaaaatggagagatcggaaatcatgatacctatattcgatggtgaggattatggaatgtggaagcaaagaatcacgatgtttttcaaatataaggaatgcgaggttgctacaactagaatgaagaacgaaagagacgatgaagactgggacaaaaaggatttgaaggcgattaatataatttatagtgcaatatcgaacagacaattggagtatgttagggaaggaaaaacggcgtatgatataataaaaaggttcgatgaaatgtacttgaaagagtcgacggcactgcagatcgtatgcagaaggagattggaaaacataaaactggagaactacagtgattcagcatcattctttaacgattttgagaaattaatcaatgaattaaaaagtgcgggcgcacaagtaagtgagagggaaaagctgaattacatgctgaatacgttacccgaagaatacagctacatagcggacataatagacgcattgaaagaagaggatcaaacggtagcgtatgtaaaaaataaaatagagatagcagagaagaaaaataaatccaatcgaggagaaaggcaaaccaacgccttttctgcaaaaaaggaaggatgcttcagatgtggaagattaggacactttgcgagagagtgtcaaaatggcgtccaagcgggaagcagtaacggctattggcatgggccaacacgtggtcgaaacagaggaagagggaacaaaggcaatacgagcagaggacgtagaaactttcatcgtcaatcaagaaccggcacgggcgagcatggaaactcaagagcaggcatatggacagcaacggcgcacttagtaaacagcgccgaacgtagtggtatgagtaaaaag
It includes:
- the LOC126875985 gene encoding omega-amidase NIT2-like; its protein translation is MPEIEGDKLYNTCTIWGPDGTLIAKHRKVHLFDIDIPNKITFRESDSLSPGNSLTTFDVKGCKIGIGICYDIRFEEMARIYRNKGCQMLIYPAAFNMTTGPLHWSLLKRSRANDNQLYVACISSARVPSASYVAWGHTQLTNPWGKILYDLETQENMAVTDIKKKKKKKKK